In the genome of Phlebotomus papatasi isolate M1 chromosome 2, Ppap_2.1, whole genome shotgun sequence, one region contains:
- the LOC129804349 gene encoding ras-related GTP-binding protein C — MEFYGEDFEGESSVGTREQKPRILLMGLRRSGKSSIQKVVFHKMSPNETLFLESTNKIVKDDINNSSFVQFQIWDFPGQIDFFEPTFDSDMIFGGCGALVFVIDAQDEFSEALTKLNQTVTKAYKVNPRIKFEVFIHKVDGVSDDFKMESQRDIHQRATDDLADAGLDQIHLSFHLTSIYDHSIFEAFSKVVQKLIPQLPTLENLLNILISNSGIEKAFLFDVVSKIYIATDASPVDMQSYELCCDMIDVVIDLSCIYGLQGSNEIAAFDNQSSSLIKLNNSTILYLREVNKFLALVCILREDNFSRQGVIDYNFLCFREAIERVFELRLKHQKSLHLTHDDDFLDPAIVTNGRTQMNASDGESVDVIVT, encoded by the exons ATG GAGTTCTATGGTGAAGATTTCGAGGGTGAGAGTAGTGTGGGGACCCGGGAGCAAAAACCTCGGATCCTCCTCATGGGACTCAGGCGATCTGGGAAGAGTTCCATCCAGAAAGTCGTCTTTCACAAGATGTCTCCGAATGAAACTCTGTTCTTGGAATCTACCAATAAAATTGTCAAGGATGACATCAACAATAGTAGCTTTGTGCAATTCCAAATCTGGGATTTTCCCGGTCAGATTGATTTTTTTGAGCCTACCTTTGATTCTGATATGATCTTCGGTGGCTGTGGAGCTTTGGTGTTTGTCATTGATGCCCAGGATGAGTTCTCTGAGGCTCTCACGAAGCTCAATCAGACTGTCACGAAGGCGTACAAGGTGAACCCTCGGATTAAATTTGAGGTGTTCATACACAAAGTGGACGGCGTTAGTGATGACTTCAAGATGGAATCACAGAGGGATATTCATCAGCGAGCTACGGATGATTTGGCAGACGCTGGATTGGATCAGATCCATCTCAGCTTTCATCTCACTTCTATTTATGACCATTCGATCTTTGAGGCATTCAGTAAAGTGGTGCAGAAGCTCATTCCACAGCTGCCGACCCTTGAGAATCTCCTGAATATCCTCATTTCCAATTCGGGCATCGAGAAAGCCTTTCTGTTTGATGTTGTTTCGAAGATTTACATCGCTACTGATGCCTCTCCTGTGGACATGCAGAGCTATGAACTCTGCTGCGATATGATCGATGTAGTGATAGATCTTTCCTGTATCTACGGACTCCAAGGAAGCAACGAAATTGCCGCATTTGACAATCAAAGTTCTAGCCTCATTAAACTCAATAATAGCACGATCCTGTATCTCCGGGAGGTGAATAAATTCCTAGCTTTGGTCTGCATCCTGCGAGAGGACAACTTCAGTCGTCAAGGTGTAATAGATTACAATTTTTTGTGCTTCCGGGAGGCAATAGAGAGGGTGTTTGAGCTGAGGCTGAAGCATCAAAAAAGCCTGCATCTGACGCATGATGATGATTTTCTCGATCCCGCCATCGTTACCAACGGCCGGACTCAGATGAATGCTTCCGATGGGGAGTCAGTTGATGTTATTGTCACATAA